The following proteins come from a genomic window of Cyanobacteriota bacterium:
- a CDS encoding Crp/Fnr family transcriptional regulator gives MYSVSSSSEVSRPFLTWQRIIDWAQEHYRCRTFAKDEKIPARPGLLYLVEKGSVRLSGTAQVTATNASRLARMTPEEAFLGFVGAGQPFEIIAQSPFTLQSYAHVDQTSVLWLYWNDLENWPHFRREVLDAFRYQHQRKLLWLSTLGQRRTIDRLLGFLTLLIEEFGEPGDDGYYLPWSLTHAQIGSAIGSTRVTVTRLMGKLRQRGLIKTQGDGLICIPAEAAANFKK, from the coding sequence ATGTACTCTGTATCTTCATCGTCTGAAGTGTCTCGTCCCTTTTTGACGTGGCAACGCATTATTGATTGGGCACAGGAGCACTATCGTTGTCGGACGTTTGCTAAAGATGAGAAGATTCCTGCTCGTCCAGGTCTGTTGTATCTGGTAGAGAAGGGATCTGTGCGCTTGTCTGGCACGGCTCAGGTGACGGCTACCAATGCATCACGGTTGGCACGCATGACACCAGAAGAGGCTTTCTTGGGGTTTGTCGGTGCCGGTCAGCCTTTTGAAATCATTGCCCAGTCACCATTTACGCTTCAGAGCTATGCCCATGTTGATCAAACGTCTGTGCTATGGCTCTACTGGAATGATTTAGAGAATTGGCCCCACTTCCGTCGAGAAGTGCTGGATGCATTTCGCTATCAGCATCAGCGTAAGCTGCTGTGGTTAAGTACGCTGGGTCAACGCCGCACGATCGACAGACTGTTAGGTTTCTTGACCCTGTTAATCGAGGAATTTGGTGAACCTGGAGATGATGGATATTATCTGCCCTGGTCGTTAACTCATGCCCAAATTGGCAGTGCTATCGGCTCTACCCGTGTAACCGTAACCCGCCTGATGGGCAAACTGCGCCAGCGGGGACTCATCAAAACCCAGGGTGATGGTCTAATTTGTATTCCTGCGGAAGCGGCTGCCAACTTCAAGAAATAG
- the folP gene encoding dihydropteroate synthase yields the protein MSTTASTTMTLRGHEFRWGQRTILMGVLNVTPDSFSDGGQFQTVDAAISQAKHLAASGADIIDIGGQSTRPNAEDVSLEEELARVLPVITALRKDEDFNTPISIDTMKSAVAEAAIKAGADLVNDVSGALFDPAMLPTVAGLGVPIVLMHMRGTPQTMQQLTEYIDLIEEICEFLEQRAEVAIAAGIDRAKIILDPGIGFAKTFAQNLDILRYLTRIRTLGYPLLVGPSRKSFIGHILEQPDPQKRVWGTAAACCAAIANGADILRIHDVHELRDTCRVADAIWRVPDSSAT from the coding sequence GAGTTCTCAATGTCACACCTGACAGTTTCAGTGATGGAGGACAATTCCAAACAGTTGATGCGGCCATCTCCCAAGCAAAACACCTAGCTGCATCCGGAGCCGATATCATTGATATTGGTGGTCAGTCAACGCGCCCCAATGCTGAGGATGTGTCATTGGAGGAAGAGCTAGCTCGTGTGTTACCCGTGATTACGGCCCTACGGAAGGACGAGGATTTTAATACACCAATTTCGATCGACACCATGAAATCTGCTGTGGCAGAAGCTGCGATCAAAGCTGGGGCAGATTTGGTAAACGATGTATCTGGTGCACTGTTTGACCCTGCGATGTTACCTACTGTTGCTGGGCTGGGGGTACCGATCGTCTTGATGCATATGCGGGGTACACCACAAACCATGCAGCAACTCACTGAATATATCGATTTAATTGAAGAAATCTGCGAATTCCTCGAACAGCGGGCAGAAGTGGCCATTGCTGCCGGAATTGACCGTGCCAAGATTATTTTGGATCCAGGAATTGGGTTTGCTAAGACCTTTGCACAAAATCTAGATATCCTGCGCTATTTGACCCGAATTCGCACCTTAGGCTACCCGCTGTTGGTTGGGCCATCACGCAAAAGTTTCATCGGTCACATCCTAGAGCAGCCCGATCCTCAAAAACGAGTCTGGGGAACAGCAGCCGCCTGTTGTGCAGCGATCGCCAATGGTGCAGACATTCTTCGTATCCACGATGTCCACGAACTACGAGACACCTGTCGTGTAGCTGATGCCATTTGGCGCGTGCCTGACTCTAGCGCAACCTAG